In the genome of Leptospira fletcheri, one region contains:
- the atpD gene encoding F0F1 ATP synthase subunit beta, translating to MSKGKIKQIIGSVLDIEFESGHLPEIFNALEIQSSAGGKKEKIVAEVQQHVGGATVRAIALSSTDGLIRGQEVVDTGAPISVPVGDVTLGRIFNVLGDAIDEGTPVQVKERKPIHRSAPGYEDLSSRTEVFETGIKVIDLLAPYIKGGKTGLFGGAGVGKTVLIQELINNIAKQHGGFSVFAGVGERTREGNDLWREMKESGVIDKTVLCYGQMNEPPGARLRVALSALTMAEHFRDSIGTDVLLFVDNIFRFSQAGSEVSALLGRMPSAVGYQPTLSTEMGALQERITSTRKGSITSVQAIYVPADDLTDPAPATAFAHLDATTVLSRAISDKGIYPAVDPLDSTSRVMNAEVLGQEHYSVAREVQRILQRYKDLQDIIAILGMDELSEDDKVLVARARKIEKFLSQPFHVAEVFTGFPGKYVKLADTVRSFKEVISGNYDHLPEQAFYMVGTIEDAIEKSKNLRA from the coding sequence ATGAGCAAAGGTAAAATCAAACAAATCATCGGATCGGTTCTGGACATAGAATTCGAATCCGGACATCTTCCCGAAATTTTTAACGCACTCGAAATTCAGTCCTCCGCCGGAGGAAAAAAAGAAAAGATCGTGGCCGAAGTGCAGCAGCACGTAGGTGGCGCGACGGTCCGTGCGATCGCGCTTTCTTCCACCGACGGATTGATCCGCGGACAAGAAGTGGTCGATACCGGAGCTCCGATTTCGGTTCCGGTAGGGGACGTGACTCTGGGAAGGATTTTTAACGTTCTCGGAGACGCGATCGATGAGGGAACTCCGGTTCAGGTAAAGGAAAGAAAACCGATCCACCGTTCCGCTCCGGGATACGAGGATCTTTCTTCTCGCACGGAAGTTTTCGAAACCGGGATCAAAGTGATCGACCTTCTCGCTCCTTATATCAAGGGAGGAAAGACCGGACTCTTCGGAGGAGCCGGGGTTGGAAAAACGGTTTTGATCCAAGAATTGATCAATAACATCGCGAAACAACACGGAGGATTTTCCGTGTTTGCCGGGGTAGGCGAAAGAACCCGAGAAGGGAACGACCTCTGGCGCGAGATGAAGGAATCCGGCGTTATCGATAAGACCGTTCTTTGCTACGGTCAGATGAACGAGCCCCCGGGCGCTCGTCTTCGTGTCGCTTTATCGGCTCTTACTATGGCCGAGCATTTCCGGGATTCCATCGGAACGGACGTGCTTCTCTTCGTGGATAATATTTTCCGCTTTTCCCAAGCAGGTTCCGAAGTATCCGCTCTTTTGGGAAGGATGCCTTCCGCAGTGGGATACCAACCGACCTTATCCACCGAAATGGGCGCTCTTCAGGAAAGGATCACGTCTACCCGTAAGGGATCCATCACTTCGGTTCAGGCGATTTACGTTCCTGCGGACGACTTGACCGACCCGGCTCCTGCGACCGCATTCGCTCACTTGGACGCAACCACGGTTCTTTCTCGTGCGATCTCGGATAAGGGAATTTATCCCGCAGTGGATCCGCTCGACTCCACTTCTCGCGTTATGAATGCGGAAGTTCTGGGCCAAGAGCATTATAGTGTCGCTCGGGAAGTGCAGAGGATTCTACAGCGTTACAAGGACCTCCAGGACATCATTGCGATTCTCGGAATGGATGAACTTTCGGAAGACGATAAGGTCCTCGTGGCTCGGGCCAGAAAAATCGAGAAATTCCTGTCTCAACCTTTCCACGTTGCGGAAGTCTTTACCGGATTTCCTGGTAAATATGTCAAATTGGCAGATACGGTTCGTTCTTTCAAAGAAGTGATTAGTGGAAATTATGACCATCTTCCGGAACAGGCCTTCTACATGGTCGGAACGATCGAAGACGCGATCGAGAAGTCCAAGAACCTGAGGGCATAA
- the atpC gene encoding ATP synthase F1 subunit epsilon: MAGSKLTVSVISPEKVLYSGDADSLVVPGNEGFFGVLPGHTSLVSLLGVGILEIRQGNKTKIVVIEGGFFEIRDNKVTILTDHGALKEEIDLDSAKKALEDAETLPLSPEKNLLLQKAKTRILAASR, encoded by the coding sequence ATGGCTGGCTCCAAATTGACGGTTTCCGTGATTTCTCCGGAAAAAGTACTCTATAGCGGGGACGCAGATAGTCTGGTCGTCCCCGGAAACGAGGGCTTTTTCGGGGTTTTACCGGGACATACCTCTTTGGTTTCTCTTCTCGGGGTCGGGATCTTGGAAATCCGTCAAGGAAACAAGACGAAGATCGTGGTGATCGAGGGCGGGTTCTTCGAAATACGGGATAACAAGGTTACGATTTTAACGGACCACGGCGCCCTAAAGGAAGAGATCGACCTAGACTCGGCCAAGAAAGCGTTGGAAGACGCTGAAACTCTTCCCCTCTCACCGGAGAAAAATCTCCTCCTACAAAAGGCAAAAACCCGAATTTTAGCGGCTTCCCGCTAA
- a CDS encoding GAF domain-containing protein: MGLLDKVSRIIRSESTSSPEALASSPVSSTGEVAEKPSLLKKSIAARARGLLAKAKEFAGKKEKEKEEYRSAFGDPAEFEPSPASSSQEEEFAFDSQSASDDFGHSTEAPENAEPIESSEPDFGEIDFPESAFENLGESSEEVQESPLEDLPSFEEEEEHLASEPISQEPAGETLPPAEEIADPFSDWLQDAESQASKEANRQNSLRQSETEKADFLFDDDSDHSTSPMDVQIASRKKLENYLALFEISKEISGSRDFADFFENLSYSILGQVGAEAVYIFSSTNGDFDALRVMEAQGGDADPNWVLESGDEIYQAVKKAPSVIYAKMMLKMGVPKKEKEILEKTSSEILVPIRHNEEFYGIISLTKTVSGEDYTIEDLEFLKMVGEIAGSVFRRIMDSETIHQENDHLKEILKSNERILSTARELTSVRDLDEIYDRLIDILRKELGLRRWSFLLLDRANRKEYKVFGTNLLTPETVGKFRLALDSNLVGIVANVSGVFRIANFRKNPELSAQLSNDELGLMREFDILPFLNLNWLVGMLIVHETEFPWTDRDRETAVGIAETTAPILSNLLMLEERDAVFRDPFSPVESKITEAIARASRVGAPFSLTIFKVQNPTRVVKMKGAGYFAYYCEELRNAIQDNLGESDYCYRVGQGKYVVVLDGKDREETQIVVRKIRNKIVELDRQSKDFQTSTANQTLCYPADTKEKERLLELIEES; this comes from the coding sequence ATGGGTCTTCTGGACAAAGTCAGTCGAATAATCCGTTCCGAATCGACTTCTTCTCCGGAAGCGCTGGCGTCAAGTCCCGTTTCCTCCACGGGAGAGGTCGCGGAAAAGCCTTCTCTTCTGAAAAAATCCATTGCGGCGAGAGCCAGGGGATTGCTTGCTAAGGCGAAGGAATTCGCCGGAAAGAAGGAAAAGGAAAAAGAGGAGTATCGTTCCGCCTTCGGAGATCCGGCCGAATTCGAACCTTCTCCGGCTTCCTCTTCGCAAGAGGAGGAATTCGCTTTCGATTCGCAATCTGCGTCCGACGATTTCGGACATTCCACCGAAGCGCCGGAGAACGCGGAACCGATCGAATCGAGCGAACCGGATTTCGGAGAAATCGATTTTCCGGAATCCGCTTTTGAGAATTTAGGGGAATCTTCGGAAGAAGTTCAGGAATCCCCTTTGGAGGACCTTCCTTCTTTCGAAGAGGAAGAGGAACATCTTGCATCGGAACCGATCTCGCAAGAACCGGCCGGCGAGACCCTTCCTCCTGCGGAGGAAATCGCCGATCCATTTTCCGACTGGCTCCAGGATGCCGAAAGCCAAGCCTCTAAGGAAGCGAATCGGCAGAATAGTCTGAGGCAGTCGGAAACGGAAAAAGCGGATTTCCTGTTCGACGACGATTCGGATCATTCCACCTCTCCGATGGATGTGCAGATCGCTTCGCGTAAGAAGTTGGAGAACTATCTGGCTTTATTCGAAATTTCTAAAGAAATTTCCGGCTCCCGGGATTTCGCCGATTTTTTCGAAAACTTATCCTATTCGATCCTGGGACAGGTCGGGGCGGAGGCGGTATATATCTTCTCCTCGACGAACGGCGACTTCGACGCACTCAGAGTTATGGAGGCCCAAGGAGGAGATGCCGATCCGAATTGGGTACTGGAATCAGGAGACGAGATATACCAAGCCGTTAAAAAGGCTCCTTCCGTAATTTATGCAAAAATGATGCTTAAAATGGGAGTTCCGAAAAAGGAGAAAGAGATTCTGGAAAAGACCTCTTCCGAGATTCTCGTCCCGATCCGTCATAACGAAGAATTCTACGGTATTATATCGCTTACCAAAACCGTCTCAGGAGAGGATTACACCATCGAGGATTTGGAGTTCCTAAAGATGGTGGGAGAGATCGCCGGATCCGTTTTCCGAAGGATTATGGACTCGGAAACGATCCATCAGGAAAACGATCATTTAAAGGAAATCTTAAAGAGCAACGAAAGGATATTGTCCACCGCGAGAGAGTTGACCAGCGTCAGGGATTTGGACGAAATCTACGACAGGCTCATCGATATATTAAGGAAAGAATTGGGTCTGCGTCGCTGGAGTTTTCTTTTATTGGATCGAGCGAATCGAAAAGAATATAAGGTTTTTGGAACCAATCTTCTTACTCCGGAAACCGTCGGAAAATTCAGATTGGCTTTGGACTCCAATCTGGTCGGGATCGTTGCGAATGTTTCCGGAGTATTCCGGATCGCGAATTTCAGAAAGAACCCGGAACTGTCGGCGCAATTAAGCAACGACGAATTGGGTCTGATGCGGGAATTCGATATCCTTCCGTTTTTAAACCTGAATTGGCTTGTAGGTATGTTGATCGTTCACGAGACGGAATTCCCGTGGACGGACCGCGATCGGGAGACCGCGGTCGGGATTGCGGAGACAACGGCGCCGATACTTTCCAATCTTCTAATGTTAGAGGAGAGAGACGCAGTTTTCAGGGATCCGTTCAGTCCGGTGGAATCCAAGATCACCGAAGCCATCGCGCGGGCCTCCAGAGTCGGAGCCCCCTTTAGTTTAACGATTTTTAAAGTTCAAAATCCTACCCGCGTGGTCAAAATGAAAGGCGCCGGTTATTTCGCTTATTATTGCGAAGAGCTTCGGAACGCGATTCAGGATAATTTAGGGGAAAGCGATTATTGCTATCGTGTAGGGCAGGGGAAATACGTCGTAGTTCTTGACGGAAAAGATAGGGAAGAGACCCAGATCGTAGTCCGTAAGATCAGAAATAAGATCGTTGAACTGGATCGGCAGAGCAAGGATTTTCAGACTTCGACCGCAAATCAGACCTTATGCTATCCGGCGGATACGAAAGAGAAAGAAAGATTGCTCGAGCTGATAGAAGAATCCTAA